From Limnochordia bacterium, a single genomic window includes:
- a CDS encoding homocysteine S-methyltransferase family protein, producing the protein MLIRSRLQEPLLFDGAMGTMLQHRSDLAFPELNNLKAPDVVSNVHRVYLEAGADVVETNTFGANRFKLAQHGYEEHVWEINEKAARLAKSAASKAGKDRLVAGSMGPTGQLMAPLGTVTFDEVYEAYRTQAQALAAGGVDLIIVETMLDLAEARAALLGALSTGLSVIAQMTFEDSGLTMMGTSPQVAACVLSSLGASVVGANCGLGPAGMLNIIEAMAPIADSVSVMPNAGLPKLVDGVDFYELTPEEMASYVPQFIESGANIIGGCCGTTPKHIELMRQSLCHISGKKPTKAGVYTASSRQLVQINLGQRAKECSPDDWMQLADEDCSLLVLRNPEEIGMLQMMCPVPFVFVDVSLEKLETLLKEYNGRALVVPPCTPNESGFHVYAEVAKKFGAILVLDEYQNIGMEVAVKTPVGHDVWWIETGE; encoded by the coding sequence ATGTTGATCAGATCAAGATTACAAGAACCATTGCTCTTTGATGGTGCAATGGGAACGATGCTTCAACACAGAAGCGACCTTGCCTTTCCGGAACTAAATAATCTAAAGGCCCCTGATGTGGTTAGTAATGTACACCGGGTGTACTTAGAGGCTGGGGCTGATGTGGTGGAGACAAACACCTTCGGGGCCAACCGTTTTAAGTTAGCCCAACATGGCTATGAGGAACACGTCTGGGAGATCAATGAAAAGGCGGCCCGGTTGGCGAAGTCTGCGGCAAGCAAGGCTGGCAAGGATCGGCTAGTCGCTGGCTCCATGGGCCCCACCGGACAACTGATGGCTCCCTTGGGTACAGTTACCTTTGATGAGGTGTATGAGGCGTATCGGACCCAAGCACAGGCACTGGCTGCGGGCGGTGTGGACCTAATTATCGTAGAGACAATGTTGGACTTAGCTGAAGCCCGGGCTGCCCTTTTGGGGGCCTTGAGTACAGGTCTTTCGGTAATTGCTCAGATGACTTTTGAGGATTCGGGACTTACCATGATGGGTACTTCTCCCCAAGTGGCTGCATGTGTATTATCCAGTCTTGGTGCTAGCGTTGTTGGGGCCAACTGTGGCCTAGGGCCAGCGGGAATGCTCAACATCATTGAAGCCATGGCCCCAATTGCGGATTCTGTCTCGGTGATGCCTAATGCGGGACTTCCCAAATTAGTTGATGGTGTGGATTTCTATGAGCTGACACCTGAGGAAATGGCCAGCTATGTACCCCAGTTTATTGAAAGTGGAGCAAACATCATTGGTGGTTGCTGTGGTACGACGCCTAAACATATTGAACTGATGAGACAGTCCCTATGCCACATATCCGGCAAAAAGCCCACGAAAGCAGGGGTCTATACGGCAAGCAGCAGACAGCTTGTCCAAATTAACCTTGGACAACGGGCTAAAGAGTGTTCTCCTGACGATTGGATGCAACTGGCCGATGAAGACTGTTCTTTGTTGGTTCTGCGCAATCCAGAGGAGATAGGGATGCTGCAGATGATGTGCCCGGTGCCCTTTGTGTTTGTCGATGTAAGTCTGGAGAAGCTTGAGACTCTCCTGAAGGAGTATAATGGAAGAGCCTTGGTGGTGCCGCCCTGCACACCTAATGAATCAGGGTTTCACGTTTATGCTGAAGTTGCGAAGAAATTTGGGGCGATCCTTGTCTTAGATGAGTATCAGAATATAGGTATGGAAGTTGCGGTAAAGACACCGGTAGGTCACGATGTTTGGTGGATCGAAACTGGGGAATAA
- a CDS encoding endonuclease III → MDTIVGRLEQVYGRPILTKRKAAIDELVLTILSQNTNDQNRDRAFRRLKERFPTWEAVKNADVIQIEEAIRPGGLARTKAPRIKKALHAIENRCGELSLDLLEQRSTEEAFAFLTSLDGVGPKTAACVLLFAFDKPVFPVDTHIWRIAKRLGIVDEKTSAEKTQSVLQKLVAPADYYSFHLNLIRHGRSVCYARRPNCPECVLVDVCRYYAKENADV, encoded by the coding sequence ATGGACACGATCGTCGGCAGACTGGAGCAGGTATACGGTAGACCGATCTTAACAAAGAGAAAAGCAGCTATTGATGAGCTTGTATTGACGATTCTATCCCAGAACACCAATGATCAGAACCGAGATCGGGCTTTTCGGCGGTTGAAGGAGCGCTTCCCCACGTGGGAGGCGGTGAAAAACGCCGACGTTATCCAGATAGAAGAGGCGATTCGACCCGGGGGTCTGGCTCGAACTAAGGCACCTAGGATCAAGAAGGCTCTCCATGCTATTGAAAACCGATGTGGAGAGTTATCCTTGGACCTTCTGGAACAACGGAGTACCGAAGAGGCCTTCGCATTCTTGACCAGTCTTGATGGGGTGGGCCCCAAGACTGCTGCCTGCGTCCTGCTGTTTGCCTTTGACAAGCCGGTTTTTCCAGTGGATACCCATATCTGGCGGATCGCAAAAAGACTAGGTATTGTGGATGAGAAGACCAGTGCCGAAAAGACCCAAAGTGTTCTGCAAAAGCTGGTTGCACCCGCGGATTACTATTCTTTTCATCTTAATCTGATTCGGCATGGCCGTAGTGTGTGTTATGCCCGAAGACCTAATTGCCCTGAATGCGTCCTTGTTGATGTTTGCAGGTATTATGCAAAGGAGAATGCCGATGTATAA
- the mtnP gene encoding S-methyl-5'-thioadenosine phosphorylase: MIGIIGGTGVYGLPFFQDSERTLVPTPYGEATVFLGKESDRLVAFMPRHGSDHHLPPHRVNYRANIWALRELGVEAVLGIAAVGSLREEIAPGTLVIADQFLDFSKTRPTTFFDEQVVHTDMTYPYCSSLREYAEDIASRVGITYRSYGCYVCTEGPRFETAAEVRMFAQLGGDVVGMTNAPEAVLAREIGLCYGVLALVTNFGAGLTSNALTHQEVTLAMKEQEDLFLALLVDLIKSLPREWGCQCAKGKG; this comes from the coding sequence ATGATCGGAATTATCGGTGGAACTGGAGTATATGGGCTGCCGTTCTTTCAAGATAGTGAGAGGACCCTCGTCCCAACCCCCTACGGCGAAGCCACCGTTTTCCTGGGAAAGGAAAGTGATCGTCTAGTCGCTTTCATGCCCAGACATGGCTCGGATCACCATTTGCCACCCCACCGGGTGAACTATCGGGCGAATATTTGGGCCCTGCGGGAATTGGGTGTAGAAGCTGTGTTGGGGATTGCTGCCGTAGGTTCGCTGCGAGAAGAAATAGCCCCGGGAACGTTAGTCATCGCGGACCAGTTTCTGGATTTCAGCAAGACCCGGCCCACTACCTTCTTCGATGAACAGGTTGTCCATACGGATATGACCTATCCTTATTGCTCCTCTTTACGGGAGTATGCCGAGGATATCGCCAGCAGGGTGGGAATTACCTATCGTAGTTATGGTTGTTATGTGTGTACCGAAGGTCCCCGGTTTGAGACAGCAGCCGAGGTCCGCATGTTCGCCCAACTTGGGGGCGATGTGGTGGGGATGACCAATGCTCCCGAGGCTGTTCTTGCCCGGGAAATTGGACTTTGCTATGGGGTTCTGGCCTTGGTTACCAACTTTGGTGCAGGACTTACCTCTAATGCACTGACTCACCAGGAAGTGACCTTGGCAATGAAGGAGCAAGAGGATTTGTTTTTGGCATTACTGGTGGATCTAATCAAAAGCCTGCCTAGGGAATGGGGCTGCCAATGTGCGAAGGGGAAGGGATGA
- a CDS encoding YtrH family sporulation protein: MLLRIIKELLLPFFTALGVILGGALVGSLATVLTYGSPLATMNHLAKACKLWAVVVAIGGTFQTIKAIEIGLVDGEVFAVARQFCILISAFSGALIGYWIIITLTGGD, from the coding sequence TTGTTACTTAGGATCATCAAAGAGTTACTACTACCTTTTTTTACTGCCTTAGGTGTTATTCTCGGTGGGGCCTTGGTGGGTTCTTTGGCCACCGTGTTGACCTATGGTTCACCCCTAGCCACCATGAATCATTTAGCCAAAGCCTGTAAGCTGTGGGCTGTGGTAGTTGCTATTGGGGGAACCTTTCAGACGATTAAGGCCATCGAGATAGGCTTGGTGGATGGTGAAGTATTTGCCGTGGCCCGACAGTTTTGCATACTCATTAGCGCGTTTAGCGGTGCCCTAATCGGTTACTGGATTATCATCACCCTGACCGGAGGCGACTAG
- a CDS encoding secondary thiamine-phosphate synthase enzyme YjbQ codes for MYKSFTVKTKERTEVIEITQTVQSIVDEQGVSSGICCVFIPHTTAGIMINERCDGDVAQDITTKLDELVPRSSEFRHCEGNSDAHIKASLIGTSRNVIIAEGRLLLGTWQGLFFFEFDGPRTRTVWIQILREETQG; via the coding sequence ATGTATAAGTCGTTTACCGTGAAGACCAAAGAGCGCACTGAGGTAATAGAGATTACGCAAACTGTGCAAAGTATTGTTGATGAGCAGGGAGTGTCCTCAGGGATCTGCTGTGTATTCATCCCCCACACTACCGCGGGTATCATGATTAATGAACGATGTGACGGGGATGTTGCCCAGGACATTACCACCAAGTTGGATGAACTAGTACCAAGAAGCAGTGAGTTTCGTCACTGTGAGGGAAACTCCGACGCGCATATCAAGGCCAGCCTAATTGGTACCTCCCGAAATGTGATTATTGCTGAGGGAAGACTGCTGCTTGGGACCTGGCAAGGCTTGTTTTTCTTTGAATTTGATGGACCAAGGACAAGAACCGTATGGATTCAGATTCTAAGGGAGGAGACTCAGGGATGA
- a CDS encoding CehA/McbA family metallohydrolase — MKDYFEHPDWFRGNIHCHSTRSDGAKEPEEVFAWYQQEGYDFIALTDHERFYPGGQYENMLIIPGIEEAYHIVGLGMESFPAKIDRSSRQEVIDAIIAWGGVAILAHPYWLGLTDQDISVCTKVTALEVYNAVCDFTIARGYSGVHWDNQLGQSNYLNGVAVDDAHWHHAGEGGGFVMVNAPKLTVQCILDALKLGSYFSTQGPLFKQITLSEEGEVLASFSRVMRVDIISNSSSGQVIQSEAGIEQVTYKMGPHQRYIRLQITDFTGKMAWSNPILPF; from the coding sequence ATGAAGGACTATTTTGAACACCCCGATTGGTTTCGCGGGAATATACATTGTCATTCCACTCGCTCCGACGGAGCTAAGGAACCGGAGGAAGTCTTCGCCTGGTACCAACAAGAGGGATATGACTTTATTGCCTTAACGGATCACGAGCGATTCTACCCTGGTGGGCAATACGAAAACATGCTGATTATCCCTGGTATTGAAGAGGCCTATCATATTGTAGGTCTGGGCATGGAAAGTTTTCCAGCAAAGATCGACCGAAGTAGTCGCCAGGAGGTAATTGATGCTATTATAGCTTGGGGCGGTGTGGCGATCCTTGCCCATCCCTATTGGCTGGGCTTAACCGATCAGGATATCTCCGTCTGCACTAAGGTAACGGCCCTAGAAGTGTATAATGCAGTATGCGACTTTACAATTGCCCGGGGATACTCTGGTGTGCACTGGGACAACCAGCTTGGCCAAAGTAATTACCTAAATGGTGTGGCCGTGGATGATGCCCATTGGCACCATGCCGGGGAGGGCGGAGGATTTGTGATGGTCAATGCTCCTAAGCTCACGGTACAGTGTATCCTTGATGCACTCAAACTTGGAAGCTACTTCTCCACCCAAGGACCACTGTTTAAGCAAATCACCCTCTCCGAAGAGGGAGAAGTGCTTGCTAGCTTTTCGCGGGTGATGCGCGTTGATATTATCTCCAACAGTTCCAGCGGTCAAGTAATTCAAAGTGAGGCGGGAATAGAACAGGTTACATATAAGATGGGGCCGCATCAAAGGTATATTCGGCTACAGATTACCGATTTCACTGGAAAGATGGCCTGGAGTAATCCGATACTGCCATTCTAG
- the gltX gene encoding glutamate--tRNA ligase has product MEQVRVRFAPSPTGYLHVGGARTALFNWLFARHHRGVFVLRIEDTDAERSTQESYQCILDGMRWLGMDWDEGPEVGGDFGPYIQSERQDFYQAAVDKLFSIGRAYKCYCTPEELDEMRKTALEEGRAPKYDGRCQSLTPEQCAEYEKMGRKPVIRFKTKMTGKTVIDDLIRAKVTFANEVLDDFVIVKSDGGPTYNFAVVVDDAAMEISHVIRGEDHISNTPRQIQLYEALGYELPQFAHIPMILGPDKKRLSKRHGATSVMEYQSDGFLADAFVNYLALLGWAYDDHTELFSRQDLIEKFELAKVSKNPAVFDQKKLLWMNGVYLRELSITELVDMGIPWLQQAGYLPETLDEKVKDKVTQVFAAVQTRVRTLQELVGASYYFFTEMPDYDQAMVRKFLTKDYVPDMLKKLLKGLLQVEPFTEHNIEPVFVAMQEELQIGLGKVIQPVRVAVTGTSVSPGMYEVLALLGKAKTCERLRYAYQLSKELQG; this is encoded by the coding sequence ATGGAACAGGTAAGGGTTAGATTTGCGCCTAGCCCTACGGGCTATTTGCACGTTGGTGGGGCGCGTACTGCATTATTCAACTGGCTTTTTGCCCGACACCATCGGGGAGTCTTTGTCTTGCGTATTGAGGATACCGATGCGGAACGGTCAACCCAGGAATCCTATCAGTGTATTCTGGATGGGATGCGCTGGTTGGGAATGGATTGGGACGAAGGTCCCGAGGTAGGAGGGGACTTCGGACCATATATCCAAAGTGAACGGCAGGATTTCTACCAGGCAGCCGTCGATAAGTTGTTTAGTATCGGTCGGGCCTACAAATGCTACTGTACACCAGAGGAACTAGACGAAATGCGCAAAACGGCCCTCGAGGAGGGACGGGCACCTAAATACGATGGTCGGTGCCAAAGCCTTACTCCAGAGCAGTGCGCAGAGTACGAGAAGATGGGTCGTAAACCCGTAATCCGGTTTAAAACAAAAATGACGGGCAAGACCGTGATTGACGATCTGATCCGGGCCAAGGTGACCTTTGCCAATGAGGTGTTAGATGACTTTGTTATTGTGAAGTCTGATGGAGGCCCCACCTATAATTTCGCAGTTGTGGTGGATGATGCGGCTATGGAGATCAGCCATGTGATTCGGGGTGAGGACCATATTTCCAATACACCAAGGCAGATCCAATTGTATGAAGCCCTAGGGTATGAATTGCCCCAGTTTGCCCATATCCCGATGATTCTAGGACCGGATAAGAAAAGACTAAGCAAACGCCATGGTGCCACGTCGGTGATGGAGTACCAAAGTGATGGTTTTCTCGCAGATGCCTTTGTGAACTATTTGGCTCTTCTTGGATGGGCCTATGATGACCATACGGAGCTCTTCTCCCGACAGGATCTCATTGAAAAATTCGAGCTGGCCAAGGTTTCCAAGAACCCTGCAGTATTTGATCAAAAGAAACTTCTCTGGATGAACGGTGTCTATCTGCGGGAATTGTCTATTACCGAATTAGTGGATATGGGAATACCCTGGTTACAACAAGCCGGGTACTTGCCCGAGACACTGGATGAGAAAGTCAAAGACAAGGTGACCCAAGTGTTTGCAGCGGTGCAGACCCGGGTGCGGACCTTACAGGAATTGGTAGGTGCAAGTTACTATTTCTTCACTGAGATGCCCGATTATGATCAGGCAATGGTGCGGAAATTCCTGACTAAGGACTATGTGCCGGATATGCTCAAGAAATTACTAAAAGGTCTACTTCAGGTGGAACCCTTCACCGAACATAATATTGAGCCTGTATTTGTGGCCATGCAAGAGGAACTACAGATAGGGCTTGGCAAGGTGATTCAACCGGTGCGGGTGGCTGTAACGGGTACTTCAGTAAGCCCTGGTATGTATGAGGTGCTTGCTCTGTTAGGAAAGGCCAAAACCTGTGAACGGCTACGCTACGCCTACCAATTGAGTAAGGAACTACAAGGGTAG
- a CDS encoding amidohydrolase, with product MLIDDLPKGEFLITNAKIITCDKVQRVYTQGDIHIKDGVIADLGAHLTLPGINAFDAQGLVALPGLINGHTHAGMTLLRGLKDDVDLWEWLNSYIWPAESCMEPEDIYWGSLLACIEMLKAGVTTFVDMYFHEGETARAVEEIGIRAYLCRGIIEGRDQGAAGLEETNALLARWHNGAAGRIKITLGPHAPYTCSIPFLRRIRDFAIGQDLPVHIHVAETKQEVEKSQRAYGFTPVAMLKRAGLLDPRIQLIAAHCVHLTTEDIRLMKEAGVGVVHCLGSNLKLGSGIAPVIELLNAGVKVCYGTDGAASNNNLDIIREMRLAALIHNGISGKPGILPASQIISMATNHAAAILKRPDLGSLEIGKRADIVLLDTSGCHWYPREDAVSSLIYSGSWADVDTVLVNGEFVVHKGKVLTVNEEEVKAQIEKRAWRIKNAKSIV from the coding sequence TTGCTAATTGATGACTTGCCTAAGGGCGAGTTTCTCATTACCAATGCTAAGATCATTACTTGTGATAAGGTCCAGCGGGTCTATACACAAGGGGATATACACATTAAAGACGGTGTTATAGCGGATCTGGGGGCTCACCTCACCCTGCCGGGGATCAATGCCTTTGATGCCCAGGGCTTGGTTGCGCTGCCGGGCTTAATCAACGGACACACCCATGCAGGGATGACTTTGCTTCGGGGACTAAAGGATGATGTGGATTTATGGGAGTGGCTTAATTCGTATATCTGGCCGGCAGAATCGTGCATGGAGCCAGAGGATATCTACTGGGGAAGCCTCCTTGCCTGTATCGAGATGTTGAAAGCCGGGGTAACCACCTTTGTGGATATGTACTTCCATGAAGGCGAGACCGCCAGGGCGGTGGAGGAGATCGGAATCCGTGCCTACCTTTGCCGGGGGATTATCGAGGGTCGCGATCAGGGAGCTGCGGGTCTTGAGGAAACCAATGCTCTGCTTGCCCGGTGGCACAATGGAGCCGCAGGAAGGATTAAGATCACGTTAGGTCCCCACGCGCCCTACACTTGCTCTATTCCATTTCTTAGGCGGATTAGGGATTTTGCCATTGGACAAGATCTGCCAGTGCATATTCACGTGGCTGAGACGAAGCAAGAGGTCGAGAAGAGTCAAAGGGCCTATGGGTTTACCCCGGTGGCCATGCTTAAGCGGGCTGGACTGCTAGATCCCCGGATCCAACTCATTGCCGCCCACTGTGTGCATTTGACTACTGAAGATATTCGGTTGATGAAAGAGGCCGGGGTTGGTGTAGTCCATTGCCTTGGAAGCAACCTAAAACTAGGCTCAGGGATTGCCCCGGTTATAGAGTTGCTTAATGCTGGAGTCAAGGTGTGCTATGGTACCGATGGAGCTGCTAGTAATAATAACCTGGATATCATTAGGGAAATGCGGCTTGCAGCCCTAATCCATAATGGGATTAGTGGGAAGCCCGGTATTTTGCCTGCGTCCCAGATCATCTCCATGGCCACAAATCATGCTGCTGCTATCCTAAAAAGGCCAGATTTGGGGTCCTTAGAGATTGGCAAAAGGGCGGACATAGTACTATTGGATACTAGTGGTTGCCACTGGTATCCCAGAGAAGATGCTGTATCATCACTAATCTATAGTGGTAGCTGGGCTGATGTTGATACCGTCTTGGTTAACGGGGAATTTGTGGTTCACAAAGGAAAAGTGCTTACAGTAAACGAAGAAGAAGTCAAGGCACAAATAGAAAAGCGGGCTTGGCGGATCAAGAATGCCAAGTCTATTGTTTGA
- the mtnA gene encoding S-methyl-5-thioribose-1-phosphate isomerase: MLILLDQRKLPLEVVTIECTTPEQAASCIKEMVVRGAPAIGITAAYGLVLAAKKGPEKVKEAAELLRQTRPTAVNLFWAIDQMLTALEEYQGDDLYGHMLKKAKALAEEDVRINKQMGQFGAKLVPHGAAILTHCNAGALATVDYGTALGVMRAAQEAGKDISVYACETRPYLQGARLTTWELLVDGIPVTLITDNMAGYLMQLGRVSLVVVGADRVAANGDVANKIGTYGLAVLAREHGVPFYVAAPTSTIDRTLSKGEDIPIEERGWEEVTHVFGKQIAPAGVSVWNPAFDVTPHHLITGIITESGVLREPYKESIEELSASC; encoded by the coding sequence ATGTTGATTCTACTGGATCAAAGAAAACTACCATTGGAAGTAGTGACCATTGAATGCACTACACCGGAACAGGCCGCCTCTTGTATTAAGGAAATGGTGGTCCGGGGGGCACCGGCCATTGGGATTACTGCAGCCTACGGTTTGGTCTTGGCTGCCAAAAAAGGGCCCGAAAAGGTTAAGGAGGCGGCAGAGCTTCTGCGGCAGACTCGTCCTACTGCAGTGAACCTATTCTGGGCTATTGACCAGATGTTAACGGCACTGGAAGAGTATCAAGGTGATGATCTGTATGGTCATATGTTGAAAAAAGCTAAGGCCTTGGCTGAGGAAGATGTGAGGATTAATAAGCAGATGGGCCAGTTTGGTGCCAAACTTGTGCCCCACGGAGCCGCTATTTTGACTCACTGCAACGCCGGGGCCCTGGCCACTGTGGACTATGGAACTGCCCTAGGTGTTATGCGAGCTGCCCAGGAGGCAGGGAAGGACATCTCAGTCTATGCCTGTGAGACAAGACCCTACTTACAGGGGGCGCGGCTTACCACCTGGGAGCTTCTCGTTGATGGAATACCAGTAACCTTGATTACCGACAATATGGCTGGGTACTTAATGCAACTAGGTCGAGTCTCCCTAGTGGTTGTCGGTGCAGATCGAGTGGCAGCCAATGGGGATGTGGCCAACAAGATCGGTACCTATGGATTGGCGGTGTTAGCTCGGGAGCATGGGGTCCCCTTCTATGTGGCGGCACCCACATCCACAATTGATCGAACGCTATCCAAAGGAGAGGACATTCCCATTGAAGAGCGGGGATGGGAAGAAGTAACCCACGTCTTTGGGAAGCAGATTGCCCCTGCAGGTGTTTCGGTATGGAACCCCGCCTTTGATGTGACTCCCCATCACCTGATTACCGGGATCATTACCGAATCCGGGGTACTAAGGGAGCCATACAAGGAGAGTATAGAGGAGTTGTCTGCTAGTTGCTAA
- a CDS encoding carbohydrate-binding protein — MLKRLRSWLMLDEESHQDVEVGEEFHPEGYDVLESVGGVKIRPAEIREGTSVTVWYDGELAQSGANSVFLHYGFGTDQWQDVGEVEMYKGEQDAWLTNVYVNRGQAISFCFKDGAGNWDNNNGRDWTFQVH, encoded by the coding sequence ATGCTGAAAAGACTGCGCTCTTGGTTGATGCTAGATGAAGAAAGCCATCAGGATGTGGAGGTGGGAGAAGAGTTTCATCCGGAAGGATACGATGTACTAGAATCAGTCGGTGGAGTCAAGATTAGGCCAGCTGAGATCCGGGAAGGTACCAGTGTTACCGTTTGGTATGATGGCGAATTAGCCCAGTCCGGGGCAAACTCGGTCTTCTTGCATTACGGTTTTGGTACAGACCAGTGGCAAGATGTGGGTGAGGTAGAGATGTATAAGGGTGAACAGGATGCTTGGCTCACCAATGTCTATGTTAACCGGGGCCAAGCGATTAGTTTCTGTTTCAAGGATGGGGCAGGGAACTGGGATAACAATAATGGCAGGGACTGGACTTTTCAGGTGCATTAG
- a CDS encoding LacI family transcriptional regulator — MRLTIRDIAKEAGVGLGTVSRVLNDSPHVSPATRAKVLEVIDKHNYRLHAVARSLAKRCTNTVGVIVPQFTKRFFIEVLKGIQGQLDNSGRDLILYNVQNRVQKEEIFERITYEKPVDGIIVINLRLTDRHCQLLQEAGLPVVLVDSERHEFTSIVSDNARGAEIAVTHLIELGHKEIGMVNGLMRYHASRQRLQGYKKALTDHGIEVNHELVVNSEFCRAGGYEAATALLSRVTPTAIFAASDEQAIGIMDYAKKAGIQIPQKLAIVGFDDIDLVDFIGLSTMRQSMEEMGSVAASKLLEMLTNPNDEENPPERIVFCPRLIVRSSCGSQV, encoded by the coding sequence GTGCGTCTGACTATTCGCGATATTGCCAAAGAGGCTGGGGTGGGACTGGGGACTGTTTCTCGGGTGCTTAATGATAGTCCCCATGTTAGCCCCGCAACAAGGGCGAAGGTGCTTGAGGTGATAGACAAGCACAATTACCGTCTCCATGCCGTGGCGCGCAGTTTGGCTAAAAGATGTACCAATACGGTGGGGGTTATTGTACCTCAGTTTACGAAGCGGTTCTTCATTGAAGTCCTCAAGGGTATTCAAGGCCAACTGGATAACTCTGGTCGGGATCTTATCCTTTACAACGTGCAAAACCGGGTGCAGAAGGAAGAGATCTTCGAGCGAATAACCTACGAAAAACCCGTGGATGGCATTATTGTGATCAATTTGCGCCTTACGGATAGGCACTGTCAATTGTTGCAAGAGGCCGGATTGCCAGTGGTACTGGTGGATAGCGAGCGACATGAGTTTACTTCTATCGTCTCGGACAATGCCCGAGGGGCGGAAATAGCAGTCACCCACCTGATTGAACTAGGGCATAAGGAAATTGGTATGGTCAACGGCCTGATGCGTTATCATGCCAGTCGACAACGCTTGCAGGGATACAAGAAAGCTTTAACGGACCACGGGATCGAAGTCAACCATGAGCTGGTGGTAAATTCGGAGTTCTGCCGAGCCGGAGGATATGAAGCTGCGACAGCCTTACTTTCTAGGGTGACTCCCACAGCCATTTTTGCAGCTAGCGATGAGCAGGCCATTGGTATCATGGACTACGCTAAGAAGGCGGGGATTCAGATTCCGCAGAAGCTAGCTATCGTGGGTTTTGATGATATAGATCTTGTGGACTTTATTGGTCTTAGTACCATGCGTCAGTCTATGGAGGAGATGGGTTCTGTGGCCGCTTCAAAGCTTCTGGAGATGCTAACTAACCCGAATGATGAGGAGAATCCTCCGGAGCGGATCGTGTTTTGTCCCCGCTTGATTGTGCGTTCATCCTGTGGATCGCAAGTCTAG
- a CDS encoding Gfo/Idh/MocA family oxidoreductase → MGQKVRVGLIGCGRVANVHARALNELEQTELVAVCDIKEDRAKDFTVKYNCKDYYLDYKEMLARDDIDAVEICTPHHLHKDMAIDAANAGKHILTEKPMALSVADADAMIEAAEKNGVTLGVIFQNRYNDASVAVKEAIDSNKLGKILGARAFITWKRTDEYYKGSDWKGTWDKEGGGFLIDQAIHTIDLMQWLVGDVETIRATYATHAHDYIKVDDVAEAYIKFGNGAQGCLYGNCFYAYDAPVYLEIVGENGIAEVIGSYKGKAVIKVDNRETTITQKEGLVLGKSYWGPSHIRQIEEYYTDLLAGRKPVIDGKAGKVAMAMVLAMYESHRQGKPIDFQSFLNSR, encoded by the coding sequence GTGGGTCAAAAAGTAAGGGTTGGACTTATTGGATGCGGTAGAGTAGCTAATGTTCACGCGCGAGCACTGAATGAACTTGAGCAGACGGAACTGGTTGCAGTCTGCGATATCAAAGAGGACCGAGCCAAGGATTTCACCGTCAAGTACAACTGTAAGGATTATTACCTAGATTACAAGGAGATGCTGGCCCGGGATGACATTGATGCTGTAGAGATTTGTACGCCCCACCATCTTCATAAGGACATGGCAATTGATGCAGCAAATGCCGGTAAGCATATCTTGACGGAAAAACCAATGGCTCTTTCTGTAGCTGATGCTGATGCCATGATTGAAGCTGCAGAAAAAAATGGTGTGACCCTTGGTGTTATTTTCCAGAACCGATACAACGACGCTTCTGTTGCTGTAAAAGAAGCCATTGATAGTAACAAACTAGGGAAGATACTGGGTGCCCGTGCATTCATTACCTGGAAGCGAACCGATGAATATTACAAAGGAAGCGATTGGAAAGGAACATGGGACAAAGAAGGCGGCGGGTTTCTTATTGACCAGGCGATTCATACCATTGACCTGATGCAATGGCTAGTCGGTGATGTGGAAACCATCCGGGCGACCTACGCTACCCATGCCCATGATTATATCAAGGTGGATGACGTCGCGGAAGCATACATCAAGTTCGGCAACGGTGCCCAGGGTTGTCTCTATGGCAACTGCTTCTATGCCTATGATGCACCGGTTTACCTGGAAATTGTTGGTGAGAATGGGATCGCTGAGGTCATTGGTTCATATAAGGGGAAAGCCGTCATCAAGGTGGATAATCGAGAGACTACAATTACCCAAAAGGAAGGTTTAGTGCTTGGTAAGAGTTACTGGGGCCCTTCCCATATCCGTCAGATTGAGGAGTACTACACTGACCTACTAGCGGGGCGTAAGCCTGTCATTGATGGTAAAGCGGGCAAGGTGGCCATGGCCATGGTATTGGCGATGTATGAATCCCATCGTCAAGGAAAGCCAATTGATTTTCAGTCGTTTCTCAATAGCAGGTAG